From Cystobacter fuscus DSM 2262, one genomic window encodes:
- a CDS encoding FAD-binding oxidoreductase produces MTMEPKSWGRYPRVSGQKAHPVTWTSEPLPVPPEGGSLLPHGLGRSYGDSCLNAGGSLLTTERLDHFLGFDPATGVLRCESGVTLDGILRLVTNQGWFLPATPGTKFVTVGGAIANDVHGKNHVRVGTFGRHLRRFELVRSDGSRRVCSPEENRDWFEATIGGLGLTGLITWAEIQLRRVSNPFMHQETVAFSNLEGFLKLASESNRDFEYTVAWVDSLARGRHLGRGLFHRANHAPPQFTARQPSPPRLSGLAVPFDFPGLALNRVSVTAFNALHYRMRNQGLMHYEPYFFPLDSVHHWNRIYGSQGFVQFQCVVPPNDAGVAALKGILDRSAHSGMPSFLTVLKTYGDVPSPGWMSFPKAGYSLALDFANRGERTYQLVDALDRLTREAGGRVYPAKDSRMSPESFAAYYPERERFAQYVDPAFSSSFWRRVRGAG; encoded by the coding sequence ATGACGATGGAACCGAAATCCTGGGGGCGCTACCCCCGTGTCTCCGGACAGAAGGCGCACCCCGTCACGTGGACGAGCGAGCCGCTGCCCGTGCCCCCGGAAGGCGGCTCGCTGCTGCCCCATGGCCTGGGCCGCAGCTATGGCGACTCGTGCCTCAACGCGGGCGGCTCGCTGCTGACGACGGAGCGGTTGGATCACTTCCTGGGTTTCGACCCGGCCACGGGCGTGCTGCGCTGCGAGTCGGGCGTCACCCTGGACGGCATCCTCCGGCTGGTGACGAACCAGGGGTGGTTCCTGCCGGCGACCCCGGGCACGAAGTTCGTGACGGTGGGCGGCGCCATCGCCAATGACGTGCATGGCAAGAACCACGTGCGCGTGGGCACCTTCGGGCGGCACCTGCGCCGCTTCGAGCTGGTGCGCTCGGACGGCTCGCGCCGGGTGTGCTCGCCCGAGGAGAACCGGGACTGGTTCGAGGCCACCATCGGCGGGCTCGGACTCACCGGGCTCATCACCTGGGCGGAGATCCAACTGCGGCGCGTGAGCAACCCCTTCATGCACCAGGAGACGGTCGCCTTCTCCAACCTGGAGGGCTTCCTCAAGCTCGCGAGCGAGTCGAACCGGGACTTCGAGTACACCGTGGCGTGGGTGGACAGCCTCGCCCGGGGCCGCCATCTGGGCCGGGGCCTGTTCCACCGCGCCAACCACGCGCCCCCGCAGTTCACGGCCCGGCAGCCCTCGCCCCCGCGCCTGTCGGGGCTCGCCGTGCCCTTCGACTTCCCGGGCCTGGCGCTCAACCGCGTCTCGGTGACGGCCTTCAACGCGCTCCACTACCGGATGCGCAACCAGGGGCTCATGCACTACGAGCCGTACTTCTTCCCCCTGGACAGCGTGCACCACTGGAACCGCATCTACGGCAGCCAGGGCTTCGTGCAGTTCCAGTGCGTCGTGCCCCCGAACGACGCGGGGGTGGCGGCGCTCAAGGGAATCCTCGATCGCAGCGCGCACAGCGGCATGCCCTCCTTCCTCACGGTGCTCAAGACGTACGGGGACGTGCCGTCGCCCGGGTGGATGAGCTTTCCCAAGGCGGGCTACTCGCTGGCGCTAGACTTCGCCAACCGGGGCGAGCGCACGTACCAGCTCGTGGATGCGCTGGACCGGCTCACGCGCGAGGCGGGCGGACGGGTGTATCCGGCCAAGGACTCGCGCATGAGCCCGGAGAGCTTCGCGGCGTACTACCCGGAGCGCGAGCGCTTCGCCCAATACGTGGACCCGGCGTTCTCCTCGTCGTTCTGGCGTCGGGTGCGCGGCGCGGGATAG
- a CDS encoding class I SAM-dependent methyltransferase, translated as MRLGLKADNLIERFADWFNLAPQPLAHAFFGMMAARTLMAGERLGIFGALADGQATVEELAARLKLAPEGTRALLEALEACEAVERKKGRYRLADRARRWLDPRSSQYVGGFLDFNYTQWEWWGHMEDAVRTGQAVDIHQFAPEDPRWRSYILAMYQMARLSAPEVARAIPLPRGARRVLDLGGAHGWFAAELCRRNRGLTATVLDLEGSVRVGREVIAQAQLSHLVTHQEGDVLTAELGGPYDGVLLFQVVHHLSPAQNVALLRRVRAALAPKGTLAVLEYLREDVEKPPSAAPLIGLHYFLTSKAAAYTPAELEGFLGDAGFRIESARPMRHVPLQTLVIARAE; from the coding sequence ATGAGGCTCGGACTCAAGGCGGACAACCTGATCGAGCGCTTCGCCGACTGGTTCAACCTGGCGCCCCAGCCCCTGGCGCACGCCTTCTTCGGGATGATGGCGGCGCGCACGCTGATGGCCGGTGAGCGTCTGGGCATCTTCGGCGCGCTCGCGGACGGACAGGCCACGGTGGAGGAGCTGGCGGCGCGGTTGAAGCTGGCCCCGGAGGGCACGCGCGCGCTGCTCGAGGCGCTGGAGGCGTGCGAGGCCGTGGAGCGCAAGAAGGGCCGCTACCGGCTGGCGGACCGGGCCCGGCGCTGGTTGGATCCGCGCTCGTCCCAGTACGTGGGCGGCTTCCTGGACTTCAACTACACCCAATGGGAGTGGTGGGGCCACATGGAGGACGCGGTGCGCACGGGCCAGGCGGTGGACATCCACCAGTTCGCGCCGGAGGACCCGCGCTGGCGCTCCTACATCCTCGCCATGTACCAGATGGCGCGGCTGTCCGCGCCCGAGGTGGCCCGTGCCATTCCGCTGCCCCGGGGAGCCCGGCGGGTGTTGGATCTGGGAGGGGCACATGGGTGGTTCGCCGCGGAGCTGTGCCGGCGCAACCGGGGGCTGACGGCCACGGTGCTGGACCTGGAGGGCAGCGTCCGGGTGGGCCGGGAGGTCATCGCCCAGGCCCAGCTGTCGCACCTGGTGACGCACCAGGAGGGCGATGTGCTCACCGCCGAGTTGGGGGGGCCGTATGACGGGGTGCTGCTCTTCCAGGTGGTGCACCACCTGTCCCCCGCGCAGAACGTGGCGCTCCTGCGCCGGGTGCGCGCCGCGCTCGCGCCCAAGGGGACGCTGGCGGTGCTCGAGTACCTGCGCGAGGACGTGGAGAAGCCGCCGAGCGCCGCACCGCTCATCGGCCTGCACTACTTCCTCACCTCGAAGGCGGCGGCGTACACGCCCGCGGAACTGGAGGGCTTCCTGGGCGACGCGGGCTTCCGCATCGAGAGCGCCCGGCCGATGCGCCACGTGCCGCTGCAGACGCTCGTCATCGCCCGCGCGGAGTGA
- a CDS encoding SDR family oxidoreductase encodes MKKVLVLGATSAIAQATVRLLAARGASLYLVARHAERLEAVAQDARTRGAARVEAETLDLDDFAQHEPLVERATAALGGLDGALLAHGVLGDQERAQRSYGETEKVLRTNFLSAVSLLTPLANRFEAQRAGTLVVISSVAGDRGRQSNYVYGASKGALSVFLQGLRNRLAPAGVAVVTVKPGFVDTPMTAAVKKNALFASPEAVARGLLRAVDTHQDEVYLPDFWRPIMFLIRSIPERVFKRLKL; translated from the coding sequence ATGAAAAAGGTCCTCGTCCTCGGCGCCACGAGCGCCATTGCCCAGGCCACCGTGCGGCTTCTGGCCGCGCGGGGCGCGTCGCTGTACCTCGTTGCCCGTCACGCCGAGCGGTTGGAGGCGGTGGCCCAGGATGCCCGCACCCGGGGCGCGGCCCGGGTGGAGGCCGAGACGTTGGACCTGGACGACTTCGCCCAGCACGAGCCCCTGGTGGAGCGCGCCACGGCGGCGCTCGGTGGACTGGATGGCGCCCTGCTCGCTCACGGGGTGCTCGGGGATCAGGAGCGGGCCCAGCGCTCCTATGGGGAGACGGAGAAGGTGCTGCGCACCAACTTCCTCAGCGCGGTGTCGCTGCTCACGCCCCTGGCCAACCGCTTCGAGGCCCAGCGCGCGGGCACGCTCGTGGTCATCTCCTCGGTGGCCGGAGACCGGGGGCGGCAGAGCAACTACGTGTATGGCGCCTCCAAGGGCGCCTTGAGCGTGTTCCTCCAGGGCCTGCGCAACCGCCTGGCGCCCGCGGGCGTGGCCGTGGTGACGGTGAAGCCGGGCTTCGTGGACACGCCGATGACGGCCGCCGTGAAGAAGAACGCGCTCTTCGCCTCGCCCGAGGCGGTAGCCCGGGGCCTCTTGCGCGCCGTGGACACGCACCAGGACGAGGTGTACCTGCCCGACTTCTGGCGCCCCATCATGTTCCTCATCCGCTCCATCCCCGAGCGTGTGTTCAAGCGCCTGAAGCTCTGA
- a CDS encoding UbiA family prenyltransferase, which produces MPTPMPSATPAPDAPALVTELDGVLIRTDSLHEGLVRLIKRQPHLIPAALGWRLRGRAFCRAEVARHVELDPARLPYDEALLSRLTEEKASGRRLVLATVADQRVADAVAAHLGLFETVLASDGTRELSGALREARLRETLGAPHEEARHAPPFMPRVRALFKALRVHQWAKNVLVFVPLFAAHKALSAPLFLRALLGVIAFSLCASSVYVLNDLLDLDADRQHPSKRRRPFASGALPLGAGPWLGLGLLGAGAAVALLLPREFLALLGTYYLITIAYSFYLKQVMMLDVLVLAGLYTVRILGGSLAVGIPTSSWLFSFSMFLFLSLALVKRLSEVRRLRLANESVAHGRGYVSGDYEQLAALGVSSGYLSVLVLALYITSKEVTALYAHPGRLWLLCPVMLYWVGRVWLLAHRGQVNEDPLVFALKDKVSYAVGVIAAGVLLAAA; this is translated from the coding sequence ATGCCGACCCCCATGCCCTCCGCGACCCCCGCCCCCGATGCCCCGGCGCTCGTCACCGAGCTGGACGGAGTGCTCATCCGCACGGACTCGCTGCATGAGGGGCTCGTGCGGCTGATCAAGCGTCAGCCGCACCTGATTCCCGCCGCGCTGGGGTGGCGCCTCCGGGGCCGGGCCTTCTGCCGGGCGGAGGTGGCGCGGCACGTGGAGTTGGATCCCGCGCGGCTGCCCTATGACGAGGCGCTGCTGTCGCGGCTCACCGAGGAGAAGGCGAGCGGACGCCGGTTGGTGCTGGCCACGGTGGCGGACCAGCGCGTGGCGGACGCGGTGGCCGCGCACCTGGGCCTCTTCGAGACGGTGCTCGCGAGCGATGGCACCCGGGAGCTGTCCGGCGCCCTGCGCGAGGCCCGGCTGCGCGAGACGCTCGGCGCCCCGCACGAGGAAGCGCGTCACGCGCCCCCGTTCATGCCCCGCGTGCGCGCGCTGTTCAAGGCGCTGCGCGTGCACCAGTGGGCCAAGAACGTGCTCGTGTTCGTGCCGCTGTTCGCCGCGCACAAGGCGCTGAGCGCGCCCCTGTTCCTGCGCGCGCTGCTGGGGGTGATCGCCTTCAGCCTGTGCGCCTCCAGCGTGTACGTGCTCAACGACTTGCTCGACCTGGACGCGGACCGCCAGCACCCGAGCAAGCGCCGCCGGCCCTTCGCGTCGGGAGCGCTGCCGCTGGGCGCGGGGCCGTGGCTGGGGCTGGGGCTATTGGGCGCGGGCGCGGCGGTGGCCCTGCTGCTGCCGCGCGAGTTCCTCGCCCTGCTGGGCACGTACTACCTCATCACGATCGCTTACTCGTTCTATCTCAAGCAGGTGATGATGCTGGACGTGCTGGTGCTCGCCGGGCTGTACACGGTGCGCATCCTGGGAGGCTCGCTCGCGGTGGGCATCCCCACGTCGAGCTGGCTGTTCAGCTTCTCCATGTTCCTCTTCTTGTCGCTCGCGCTGGTCAAGCGGCTGAGCGAGGTGCGGCGGCTGCGGCTGGCCAACGAGTCGGTGGCGCACGGACGGGGCTACGTGTCCGGGGATTACGAGCAGCTCGCCGCGCTCGGCGTCTCCAGTGGCTACCTGTCCGTGCTGGTGCTCGCGCTCTACATCACCAGCAAGGAAGTGACGGCGCTCTATGCGCACCCGGGACGGCTCTGGCTCCTGTGTCCGGTGATGTTGTACTGGGTGGGCCGGGTGTGGCTGCTGGCGCACCGGGGACAGGTGAACGAGGACCCGCTCGTGTTCGCGCTCAAGGACAAGGTGAGCTACGCGGTGGGAGTCATCGCCGCGGGCGTGCTGCTGGCCGCGGCGTGA